The following DNA comes from Sparus aurata chromosome 3, fSpaAur1.1, whole genome shotgun sequence.
GGACGACCCACATCAGACAATATGAAGCTTCTGCTCATCGATCAAACTGttactgtccctttaatctcTGCTGAGTGGatctgagcagcactgctgtgtttttatcttgCTATTTTCTGCTCTGACTTGAAGCTTTTTATCAGCCTCATCCAGCGTCTGTGAGCTGAATATGAACTACAAAGATCTCTCTGTGTAGAAAATGTATGTGTTCATGTTCCTGAGTTATCAGGACTAAAAGAGCAGGAAGTGAATTTAGTGCTGATGTTCAGTGTTTCCTACATTAACTAGACTGTGGAGGAATTATTCAAATCCTTCaaagtaaaagaagaaatatcatgtaaaaatattaattaaaagaCTTTATGGACGTACCATCAGAAGAATGTGCTTCAGCTGCATTAAAAGTACTTTAAGTTCTCATAATATCATAATTAGAATCATGATACTGTGAAAGTTATAATTCTGTGTGAGTACATTTACTttcttttgtacttttactgcagtaaCATTCTGAATGCAGGACTGTTAATTGTAATTACAgcccagtgatggaatgtaactaagtacattttgaggtacttgtacttcacttgagtatttccattttcttctacTTTCTACTTCCTCTCTGCTTCATATTGGAGGTAAATACTGAACTCttcctccactacatttatctgataagTTCAGTCACTGTCTTTACTGATGCAGCtgaatcacatttcaaaatctATTCTATCTGCAGTCAGATGAACAAAAACGCCCCCTGTGGATTTATAATGAACGTGTCACATTCAGGAGGACAGAGACTGAAACATAAAGATACAGCTGATGATTTCTCTGTAAAACACGAGCCTGATATTACTAATAAATGAGTCAACatacaaaacaaagagctgatcATTCATCAGCCTGTTTACAGTCATCACGTGGTCGCTCCTTCTAATCTGAATAACAACCACAACATGTATTTGATCACTTTCCTTGAGATCATGTAATTGTACCGGTGGTTGTGTGTCCGGCCTGTATTATTGTTTCAGTGACAAAGAGAAGTTGCATCGCATCATCTCCATCAGTAATAACGGACCCTGTCTGGCTCCGCTGCGGGAGAGGGACGTTGTactccgggggggggggggggggggtttattatatatatatatatatatatatataatatatatatatatataatatatatatatatatatatatatatatatatatatatatatatatatatataactctTCCCTATTGGCTCTTCAAAAACACATCGGAGGTAACTCTTCCTAACATTGAACTGACTGTTCATACTTTAATGTTTGAAATCAGAAGTTACCTACATTTAAATCTTTGCAGTATTTCatatatgaaaaacaatacaggGAGGTTAGGTGGGCAAGAGAAAGATCAGTCATTATTGCTTCTCCTATTTATTTGATTCCTCCTCCTAGGTTCTCAACTTGATCGAATGTCAGTGGACACATTTACAACATATTCTTTGGCTTTATGATTGTTAAACTGAGCAAGTACAGTTTTCTGTATGTGAAGCATgcaatgtataaaaaaaattattttacaatCACCGTCAAGCTACTGTCGGCACTCAATTGTAATGTTTAGAAAAGGCTACGGTGCACTTTTCCCATTTTCTAAAACAAAATTCTTTGGCCTAAATTAGATCACGTATATTGAGCAGTGATCTTTACAGACAGAACAGATTATAAATATGGTCTGGTTTAAATGCACCACATTCTGTTTACTACCCCATGAAGTGTATTCACAATAAATGTCagaggtaaaaaacaaacaaactctcaaaTGTATTCCATTCTTGCCAAGTAAACATAAAGGAAGAGAAGACACAGATGAACAATTGAACATGAGATTTATTTTGTGAAAACTGTTCACTTCTTTGCTGCCTCCTTCTGGAGCTTCTTCACCTCATGCTTGATGATCTTGTTCCtctgcagaaacaaaacatacagTGCATTAATTCAAATAACAAATTCAGTGATCACCACACTTAAAGTTGCACTAATCAAGCCCTTAAACTGAAGAGTTGTTGGGTGTTGAATCAAGCTGCAGCTCAGAAAATTAataatcatttttcatttgatgGTCACAGACTGAGCATGGATAATGGCACGTACTGTCAGTGCTTGCTCAATAGCACAATTAAACTGACCCATCATTAATTTTatgtgctgcagctgtttgGTCCGCTGTGAAAAGGCTCCAGTCATATTCATCACAACTGCTTCCATTACCAGCATAACAAGGCTGCCACAAAGAGCACGCCGGACAACAGACAGGGTTCATTTTAGAGCTGGCCTCACTATAAGGCACCTCATACAAGTGGAAACCTCATTTATATTCAACTATGAGGGTGTTCTTATTAACATGGAGGGCACAGTACTAAGTATAACATTAATAAATTGAGTGCATTGAAGGTGGAATAAACAATTAGTCAGAGAAGCCATGGGGATTTTGCAAAAGCATGAgctgattacaaaaaaaacaagatgtaaaAGGGAATCATCTCAAACACTAAAcaagtgcaacacacacacgtcaaagTTAAATTAGTTTTGCCCCTCATTTCTTTGTACTAAACAGCCAGAATTATGCTAGTGCGGTCTGGTTCAATAATATTGCAGTAATGAAATCTGTTGCACTCACCATCCTCTTGGCCTTCATCACCTTGTAGCGGTCAAAGTCAGACATTTTGGCCCTCTGCAAAGATAACCAAGGAGATGCAGTCAGGGACACAACCAGAGCTCGACAAAAATCAGTTCTGTGGCTGCACTCAGTTTGGCCATGCTGGTATGAAGCATTAGTATACAACCTCCAAGGTGAGTGCGCTCAGCAACTCTGAATCTAATCTGGGTATGATAAAATAGTGAGTTTAAAAGGCTCCGTCTCGTCTATTACAGTGTATGTGACATTCAGGACACTTGGGCGAGTCAGTGAAATACACTTCCAATGTTAAAAATTGTGGTTACACATCAGGAGATGTCTACAGTTTACTGTTTGAGGGGGATGTGATCTGCCTCCCCTAAATTAATAACTGCCTCTTGAAACAGCAATAAAGTTTCATACAATTGTAACCTTATGGGGGAAAGGGCAGAGGCAGAATTTCACACAGCATGGATCATATGTTTAGCAAGTTAATACCATCATCCAGTAACTACATTGATCACACAAAAGAACATGACACTGTCAGGAATTGCTGGAGGAAAATGGATAATTCAGTGACACTGCCAGGAACATTTGAGGAACAACATCACAAGGACATTTTACTCAGGTGCTGCATTAAATTGGAAACTACCTCTGCACCGGGCAGCCAAGCAGCACAATCTCAAGACGTCTTCCTATCTTAAATACCACGTGGTCCCATCCATTAAATTGAGAATTTTACCTATAGTCTAAAAAACAGTTAAACTGGCGTCACTAATAAAAAGCAATAACTTATCTAATTCTTAAGCCACGTTTTAAACATTTCCAATAGAAGCTGTGACATCTTAAACAATGCACTGAGGAAAAGAAGAATCGAGAGACTGGTTACACTGTTACACATCAAACCTAATATCTAGAGCATTGATGGtgatcacaaacaaacacggcTTTTACCTTCTGTCTTGCCTCGATCTTCTTGGCCCAGCTGGTTTGTGCCCACTTATCGTTGACTCCGGCCTTCTCCCAGGCTCTCCTCACAAACTTCTGGCGGGCACTGCAACCCATTACATACAGTCAGTACTGACAGAGTCATCAATGCTTCTTCAC
Coding sequences within:
- the rpl14 gene encoding large ribosomal subunit protein eL14 isoform X1, which encodes MVFKRFVEIGRVAYVSFGPHAGKLVAIVDVIDQNRALVDGPCTGVKRQSMPFKCMQLTDYVIKVPHSARQKFVRRAWEKAGVNDKWAQTSWAKKIEARQKRAKMSDFDRYKVMKAKRMRNKIIKHEVKKLQKEAAKK